A stretch of DNA from Brevibacterium sp. CBA3109:
ATTGTTGCGCGGGCGATCGAGGATGTGGTGTTCACGCTTGTCCTTGAGCAGCCACGACTCGAAGAACGGATAGATGAACATGGCTCCGAAGACGCCGCCCATGACAACGACCGCGCTGTTGATATTCAATGAGATCGGCCAACCGGCGATGTAGAACTCGAGCCAGCCTGGAACGATGCGCAGGAAGCCGTCTGCCCAACCGATGTACCAGTCGGGCTGCGTGCCTGCAGACACTGGTGATGGGTCGTAGGGTCCGTAGTTCCAGATCGGGTTGATCGTGAACAAGGCTGAAATCAGCGACACCAGACCGAAGATCAGGAAGAAGAACCCTCCGCCCTTGGCCGCGAAGGTCGGCAGAACAGGCTCGCCCACCACGTTCTTCTCGGTGTTGCCTGCACCGGGGTACTGCGTGTGCTTGTGCACGACGACGAACACCAGGTGGATGCCTATCAAAGCGATCAGCAGCGCAGGGACGATCATAATGTGAAGCGAGTAGAGCCGAGCGACGATATCGGTGCCGGGGAACTCGCCGCCGAAGATGAAGAACGAGAGATACGTTCCGACTAGGGGCAGTGATTTGACGATTCCGTCAATGATCCTCAGACCGTTGCCCGAGAGCAGATCATCGGGCAGTGAGTAGCCGGTGAAACCTGCCGCCATACCCATGATGACCAGAAGCACACCGACGATCCAGTTGAGCTCGCGAGGGCGCCGGAACGCACCAGTGAAGAACACTCGCAACATGTGGATGCTGAGTGCGGCAACGAACAGCAATGCGCCCCAGTGGTGCATCTGGCGGATGAACAGACCACCGCGTATCTCGAATGAGATCGCCAAGGTCGAATTGTATGCCTCTGAGATCTCGACTCCGCGCAGCGGCGCCCAGGGACCTTGGTAGTGCATCTCACCCATTGCCGGGGTGAAGAAGAAGGTCAGGAACGTTCCGGAGAGGATAACGATGACGAAGCTGTAGAGAGCGACCTCGCCGAGCATGAACGACCAGTGGGAAGGAAAGATCTTCCGTCCGAACTCGCGAACGAGGACCGAAGCCCCGACGCGCGTTTCGGCGAAGTTCGCGGCCTTCCCGATGGTGGTTGTGGGTTGTGTAGTACTCATGGGTGATTGATCTCCCAGAACGTAGGTCCGACGGGCTCAGGGAAGTCCGACTGTGCGACCAGGTAGCCGTCGCTGTCGACCGAGATGGGCAGCTGCGGAAGTGGACGTTTGGCCGGGCCGAAGATGACCTTGCAGTGTTCGGTCACATCGAAGGTCGACTGGTGGCAAGGGCAGAGCAGATGGTGTGTCTGGTGCTCATACAGTGCGACGGGGCAACCGACATGGGTGCAAATCTTGGAGTACGCGACGATACCGTCGTGTGACCAGCCTTTGCGATCCGGATCCTCTTTGAGTTCGTTGGGATTGATGCGCATGAGGAGAACGGCAGCTTTGGCCTTCTCATTCAGCGGGTGCTCAGCGTTCTCTTCATCGCCGATGCCGGATGGCAGCACGTGATAGGCCGAACCGATGGTGACGTCGTCTGCCTTGATCGGGCGTTCGGATTCCATCGATGGAATGCCGCCCGGATCCTGGATCAGTCGAACGCCTTTATCCCAGAGTGTGTGGAACATCTTGTCCCCAGGCAGCGGCCCCAGGTCGCGGAAGACAAGGACTGCAGGCAGGGGAGCGATGGCCAGTGCCGCGATGAGTGTATTGCGCAGAAGAGGACGTCGAGCGATTCCCGACTCCTCCTTCGCCTGGTGCAGGATCTCGAGGGCAACAGCCTGGTCCTCTTCACTGCCTCCGATGTCGTGACGCTCATCGATTCCCTCATGATCGCTCATGAGGTTCTTCGCCCAGAGGACAGCGCCGAAGCCGATGGAGAACATCGCTACCGCGGCACCAAGGCCGATAGAGGTGTTGTGGAGACGAATGCTCGCCATCGTCTCGCCAGGGGTGAACAGGAAATAGGCGACGATGAACCAGATGGTTCCGACCATGGACAGGACGAACCACAACGCCACCTGGCGTTCGGCGACCTTCGCGGCTTTCGGATCTCGGTCAGCGATCCGGGGCTTGTGTTCCGGCAGCCCCGGGTTCGTGAACCCATTCAACTCCTCGAGCTGGCTGCCGCCGCCGAAGTGGTCTTTCGAGGTCATTGAATTCCCCGTCTTTTCTCGTGGTGGTTACTGAACGACATTGACTGACTCACTTTGCCCTGGATGACAGCCATACTGTCAGTCCGATGACCGCGCTGAGTCCGAAGAACCAGATGAAGAGTCCTTCAGCCACAGGCCCCAGGGAGCCCAGCTTGAAGCCACCCGGTGAGGGAGTATCTGAGACCTCTTTGACATAGGCGAGCACGTCGCGCTTGTCTTCAGGAGTCAGGTTCGCGTCGTTGAAGATTGGCATATTCTGCGGGCCGGTCTGCATCGCTTCGTAAAGATGCTTCTCGGAGACATCCGACAGGTTTGGAGCGTATTTGCCTCGTGTGAGAGCACCGCCGGCGCCGACCACGTTGTGGCACATGGCGCAGTTGGTGCGGAAGAGTCCGCCACCTGCTGCAGGATCGCCCTTGGACGCGTCGATGTTTTCGTCCGCAGGAACCGCGGGCCCAGGGCCCAGCGAGGCGACATAGGCGGCAAGCTGAGCAGTCTGGTCCTCATCGAACTGAGGTTCCTTGGTCCGCGCCTGCGGGCCATTGGCCTGCAGCGGCATACGTCCGGTTCCGACCTGGAAGTCGACGGCCGCGGCTCCGACACCGATGAGACCCGGCCCAGCCTTCGATCCCTCGCCGCTGAGACCGTGGCATGTTGCACAGTTCGCGGCGAAGAGCTTCTTGCCTTCGTCGACATCCGATGCGCTGGCAGTATCTGCCTTGGCACTCGAGGTCTGAGTGAAGAGTGCGTAGGCTCCACCAGTCATCAGCAGGCCCACCAAGAGCAGCACAACCAGTGCCATTGGATGCCTGCGGCGATCTGCTAAAAGCTTCACGTGATCGTCCTTTGCTTTGAATGTTGTGAGTCCGAATGGCCGAGCATCTCGAGCCGACTACTGGAGGAGGTAGATGACTCCGAAGAGACCCACCCAGACGACGTCGACGAAGTGCCAGTAGTAGGACACGCAAATCGCGAATGTGGCCTCATGATGACCGAACTTCTTGGCTCCATATGCTCGTCCGATCACAAGCAGGAAGCAGATGAGTCCGATGGTCACGTGAATACCGTGGAACCCGGTGGTCAGGTAGAAGACGGAGCCATAGCCATCTGTGTTGATGGCGATCCCCTCGCTGACCAGAGTGGCGTATTCCATCACCTGACCGGAGACGAAGATCGCACCCAGGAGGAAGGTGAGGTAGAACCACTCGACCATTCCCCATTTGGCGATGTTGAACAGAGAGCCTGTGCGGCGCGGCCGGAACCTTTCTGCTGCGAAGACGCCCAGCTGGCAGGTGAATGAAGACGACACCAAAATGAGCGTGTTGCCGAGCGCGTATGGAATGTCGAGGACCTCTGTCTGGGTCTCCCATAATTCCGGTACGACGGATCGAATGGTGAAGTACATGGCGAAGAGCGCGGCAAAGAACATCAGGTCGCTCGCGAGGAACACGATGAAGCCCACCGTGGTCACATTCGGACGATTGACAACCGGATGTGCTGGCGCTGTTTGAGATGCAGTGGCAGTTGACACAACCCCATTATTACTCGTCTCGGGGTGAGTTTTCATCTTTTACCCAGCTTTCGGTGAATATTTTTCTACACCGTGTAGCGAAAACCTTGATTTGGTGCCGGAATCTCGTATCGGGATCACCTTGCCCCCGCGTGTCGAAGACAGGATAGGATTCCGCAGGTAAGTTCCATCTCGTAGTCAGAGGTGGTGGAAGTTCCTAAGGAGAGTTCATTCGGATGACGGAGACACCGCGTACGACAGGCCCGGAAACACAGGATTCCGGGCTCCGAACCACATCCGAGGGCGCCTCCTACAGCTGGCCCGATCTGCTCATGACACTCATGCACCAGCAGGATCTCGGCGAGTCTGCCGCAGCGTGGGCAATGGACCAGATCATGTCGGGACAGACCCCCGATGTGACAATGGCCGCATTTCTCGTGGCACATCACACGAAGGGTGAGACTGTTGCCGAAATAGCCGGTTTGGTCTCCGCCATGATGGACCACGCCGTGCAGTTGCCGGGTCTCGAGGATTCTGTTGACATCGTCGGCACCGGTGGCGATCGGGCAAAGACTGCCAACATCTCCTCAACCGCGGCGATGATCATCTCCGCGAGCGGGCAGCGTGTCGTCAAGCATGGCAACCGTGCGACTTCCTCTGCCTCTGGCTCCGCCGATGTGCTCGAGGCTCTCGGTGTTCGCTTCGACATTACGCCGGAACAGACTGGGATCATCGCGAAGGAGGTCGGCCTGGCGTTCTGCTTTGCCAACGTCTTCCATCCGTCGATGCAGTTCGTGGCGGCAGTTCGACGTCAGATCAATGTGCCGACCGCATTCAATATCCTCGGACCGCTGACAAATCCGGCCCGCGCTCGTCATACCGCGATCGGTGTCGCTGATGCTCAGATGGCACCCCTGGTCGTCGGAACCTTGGCCAAGCGTGGTCACCAGGCGCTCGTGTTCCGTTCGCGGGATGGGCTGGATGAATTGAGCAACACCGACGTCAATGATGTGTGGGAGATTCGTCACGGTGAGGTCGAACACATGACCTTCGATGCCCAGGACCTGGGCCTTGAACGTGTCACAAAGAACGATCTGCGCGGTGGCGGCCCTGAACAGAATGCTGAGATCACCCGATCGGTGCTCAACGGAGAGAAGTCACCGGTACGCGACATCGTGCTCATCAATACAGCAGCGGCGCTAGTCGCGGCCGATGAGTCGGGGGTGGGTAGCCTGACGGAGCGGATGGCGGCGAAGCTGGTCATTGCAGAGGAGACAGTCGATGCCGGTCTCGGTGCACAGAAGCTTAGTCAGCTGATTGAGGTCTCACACAGGGTCGCCGAGACGAACCGTCCCTGATTCCTGCGCGTGAAAGTTGGCCCCGGTACGGGGGAGCGCCCAAGCTCCCTGCATCGAGGTCAGGGTCGCTGACTGCAGCCATTGGGACAGGAGACGCGTCTCTTCGGGCAGAGAGTCGGAGGTTACCGGAAGTTTCCCTGGTGCAGGGACCCATTCCGCAGTCGCGCGGATGGCGGCGAAGGCCTCGTCGACGTCCCCCGAGCCACGGGTGTGTGTGGCGGCGGCCAACTTCCCGTGTCGGATGACCGCGAGATCGAGTCCGCCCTCCGGTCCTGGAGTGTACGCGAGGATCTCAGGTATTTCCCGCAGTGCACGAACTGACTCGGCCCGTGCTGCGTTTGAGAGGCTCGCACGCATGGCATCGCGCACCTCGCCGGCTGTCTCGTACCTGGCTTCGGTGGCCAATCGGGACATTCGCTGTGTCGACAGACTGCGCAGCGATGAAAAGTCCCCGTCCATGACCGTGATCAGCCCGGTGATGTCGGTCAGGTAGGCCTGTCTGTCTCTCACCCCCGCGCAGGGTCCTCCGCACTGACCGACCTGAGAACTCACACACGGACGATGCGAACTGAGGTTGGCGGGCGTGATCTTCGCCGTGCACCGTTTGACCGGGTAGAGAGTGTCGAGAAGCTCCTTCACCGCCTGGGCTGTCTTACGTGACCGGAACGGGCCCATTGGCGTTGCGGGTGACTTCTCCAATGCTGTGTTCGACCGAACGACCGACAGACGGGGATATGCTTCATCGCTGAGCACGATCCAGGAATTGCGTTCAGGGTTCTTCGAACGACGGTTGTACGGCGGGGCGAGCTCTCCGATCAGACGAATCTCTCTGACCTCGGCCTCAAGCGCGTGCGCGCACGGCAGGCAGCTGACTTCCTGGGCTGCTGTGATCATCTCAGCCATCCGGCCGCGGTTCTCCGAAGCGTTGAAGTACCCGCGGACTCGGCGTGCCATGTTGCCCGATTTGCCGATGTAGAGGACTCGTCGAGTTCCATCGAGGAACATGTAGACGCCCGGTGCGGACGGAACTCCCTTGGCCAGATGCGATTTAGCCTGGCGCTTCGCCCACCCGGCCTGGCGAACCGTGGCCAGTTCTTCGAGAGTCGTGATGCCATAGCCGCCGAACCGCTCGAGCACCCGATGCAGTACCTCTCCCGTGGCTTTGGCATCGGAGAGTGCCCTGTGGTCGGGAGAGACCTCGGTCCCGAAGTGAGCAGCGAGCGTCGACAGCTTGTGGTTGCGGACCTCATCGCGACTCACCACTCGTCGAGACAGGGTGACGGTGTCGAGGACAGTCGGCTGGGGCCAGTGGTAGTCGAGCTTTTCGCAGGCTGAGCGGAGGAATCCGATGTCGAAGGGAGCGTTGTGCGCAACCAACACTGCACCGATGGAGAACTCCAGGAAGCTTGGCAGCACTGAGCGAATGGAGGGAGCATCATCGACCATGGCATGAGTGATGCCGGTCAGACGTGCCACGAACGGGCTGATCACCGATTCCTCAGGTTTGACCAGAGATTGGAATTCTCCGAGGATCTCACCGCCGCGGGTCTTGACCGCGCCGATCTCCGTGATCTCCGACTTACCGGCCGTTGTGCCGGTTGTCTCCAGGTCGACGATGACGAATGTGATCTCGTGGAGTGGAGTGCCGAGGCTGTCGAACGACAGCTGCTTAGAGGCGCTAGCTGTCGGAGCTCGGTCGAATGGGGTGGGCATGTGCCCCAGTCTTTCACTCTCCCCTGACACAGAAACCGGTCCGAGGTTCGACTCCGGGATCAGACAGAGGCACCGTTGCCCCCGTCAGACGAATGGTTCGTCGGGAGATGAAAGAACAGTCCGACCGCCCCACCGAGGCCGACAGCGATGCCGACCAGCAGGAACCAGCCGGGCAGCGGTCGGAAGAAGATCGCGCCGAGAACCAACAGCAGGACAGCGCCGAACGTCGCGATCACAGAGAGCATCAGAGTCGGCGAGGCAGTGCGCCAGCCGATCGGCTCAGCTGGCCCGGGTTCCCACCCTTCTTCTTCTTCGAGTCTCTCTCTGACCTCATCGACCGGCATATCTCCCATCATCGCGCTGGGCTCGGCAATCTGATTGACGAGATCTTCCCAGTGACTGTCACTGATGCGCGAGGAGTCACCGAGCCGCTCGGACTCGGGAACTTCGTCGCGCCAGTCCTCGTTCTCCTCGTCGTCCATGTCCTCTCTCAGCAATCTTCTTAGTGTCTCTATTCCCCGGCGTCGGGGGTTCGCGGCGTTACGCGATCGGCGGATGTCGCCTTCTCAAGGATCGCCTCGGCGATGATGTCCGCGTCAACGTCAAGGGTGGCTACATGCTTGGACCGCCGCAGGGACAGGATCGTCGGCCGCTGGGGCAGACGTGACCGCAAGGTCCGGAGGGTTCGCGGACCGACCACGCCATCGCGACCGGAGACGAAGAGTGTGACCGGGCATTCGATCCGCCAGAGGTCTTCGCGAAGAGTTCTCTGTGCCGAAGCGAACGAGGCGATGGCGGCCACAGGTGTGCGGTCGTAAGCATATTCACAGCGGTCCGGATGCGCGATGTCTCCGCCGATCGCCGGCACAGAGGCGACAACGTGTTTGAGAACGGGCAGAATCGGTGTCAGCGGGGAATCGATGTAGAGGGCCGGATTGACGAGGACGAGCTCGTCGGGAGGCGAATCGCTGGCACCCAGTGCCAATGCCAGTGCACCGCCCATTGACAGGCCGGCCACGACTACCCGGGAGTGGGTTCGAGAGAGTGTCTTAAGTTCAGTATTCGCGGCGTCGAGCCAGTCGGACCAGGTCGTGGCATTGAGGTCCTGCCATCGAGTGCCGTGTCCGGGAAGCAGCGGCACGCTGACGCTGATTCCGTGATGACTCAATCCCCGAGCGATGGGGAACCACGCGGCCGGAGAACCGGTGATCCCATGGAGAAACAGCACAGCAGACGCTGAGTCCGGAGCAATCTGCCGGTAAGGTGCAGTCGGCACCGGTTGTGGTGAGTAGTCGATCTCCATAGCTTCAGCATGGCATGAATGTGCGGTGATGGTGTCGATATATGATGTCCGAGGACGACAAAGAGTCGTGACAGGGAAGGGTGCTCGTGTTCTACTGGTTTCTCAAACGAGTCGTGGCCGGACCCATTCTGCGGATTCTCTTCCGCCCCTGGGTGCGCGGTTTGGACAATCTCCCGTCCGACGGCCCCGCGATCATCGCGGGAAACCACAACCACTTCATGGATTCGATCTTCGTACCCCTGCTCGCCCCCCGACCCGTCGTCTACCTGGCGAAGAAGGACTATTTCACCGGGCGCGGCCTCAAGGGTGCCGTCACTCGCTGGTTCTTCAAACTCAACAATCAGCTGCCGATGGACAGAGCTGGGGGTTCCGGTTCGCAGGCCTCTCTGGAATCCGGCCTCAAGGTGCTGCGGGAAGGGAACTCTCTGGGCATCTATCCGGAGGGCACACGATCACCGGACGGCAAGCTCTACCGCGGCCGCACTGGAATCGCCCGCCTGGTCCTCGAGTCCGGTGCCCCAGTGATTCCCGTCGCGATCATCGGCACCGACCAAATCCAGCCCCCTGGCCGTCTGATCCCAAAATTTCGACGTGTCGGGATAGTGTTCGGGTCCGCCATGGACTTCTCCAAGTACGAGGGGCTTCCAACCGACAGGTTCCTTCTGCGCTCCGTCACCGATGAGATCATGTACGAGATCTTGCGGCTATCCGGTCAGGAGTACGTCGACAAATACGCGTCAACCGTCAAAACCAAGCTCCTCACCAGCTCCAAACCCAAGAAAGCGGAGGACCGGAAGCCCGAGGATGAAAAGCCACAGGGATCCACAGGCGCCAAGGACGACCAAGCGCAGTCTGAGACCGACTGAGCGGGTACCCAACGGGGCTTCGATCCCTGTGTCTGACCGCGGATCAAGTGTTCGAATACTGCGATAACGGCGACACGCGTAAATCGTTACCTTGAGGTGTTTGTCCTGAAGGGCCCGGAAGAATAGCTTGGAGATGTTGAATCCCACTGTAGGTTCGCTGAGAAGAGAGCTAGAATGGTTATGTTCTCTGCCC
This window harbors:
- a CDS encoding alpha/beta hydrolase, which codes for MEIDYSPQPVPTAPYRQIAPDSASAVLFLHGITGSPAAWFPIARGLSHHGISVSVPLLPGHGTRWQDLNATTWSDWLDAANTELKTLSRTHSRVVVAGLSMGGALALALGASDSPPDELVLVNPALYIDSPLTPILPVLKHVVASVPAIGGDIAHPDRCEYAYDRTPVAAIASFASAQRTLREDLWRIECPVTLFVSGRDGVVGPRTLRTLRSRLPQRPTILSLRRSKHVATLDVDADIIAEAILEKATSADRVTPRTPDAGE
- a CDS encoding cytochrome c oxidase subunit 3 is translated as MGFIVFLASDLMFFAALFAMYFTIRSVVPELWETQTEVLDIPYALGNTLILVSSSFTCQLGVFAAERFRPRRTGSLFNIAKWGMVEWFYLTFLLGAIFVSGQVMEYATLVSEGIAINTDGYGSVFYLTTGFHGIHVTIGLICFLLVIGRAYGAKKFGHHEATFAICVSYYWHFVDVVWVGLFGVIYLLQ
- a CDS encoding DEDD exonuclease domain-containing protein, whose amino-acid sequence is MPTPFDRAPTASASKQLSFDSLGTPLHEITFVIVDLETTGTTAGKSEITEIGAVKTRGGEILGEFQSLVKPEESVISPFVARLTGITHAMVDDAPSIRSVLPSFLEFSIGAVLVAHNAPFDIGFLRSACEKLDYHWPQPTVLDTVTLSRRVVSRDEVRNHKLSTLAAHFGTEVSPDHRALSDAKATGEVLHRVLERFGGYGITTLEELATVRQAGWAKRQAKSHLAKGVPSAPGVYMFLDGTRRVLYIGKSGNMARRVRGYFNASENRGRMAEMITAAQEVSCLPCAHALEAEVREIRLIGELAPPYNRRSKNPERNSWIVLSDEAYPRLSVVRSNTALEKSPATPMGPFRSRKTAQAVKELLDTLYPVKRCTAKITPANLSSHRPCVSSQVGQCGGPCAGVRDRQAYLTDITGLITVMDGDFSSLRSLSTQRMSRLATEARYETAGEVRDAMRASLSNAARAESVRALREIPEILAYTPGPEGGLDLAVIRHGKLAAATHTRGSGDVDEAFAAIRATAEWVPAPGKLPVTSDSLPEETRLLSQWLQSATLTSMQGAWALPRTGANFHAQESGTVRLGDPV
- the trpD gene encoding anthranilate phosphoribosyltransferase encodes the protein MTETPRTTGPETQDSGLRTTSEGASYSWPDLLMTLMHQQDLGESAAAWAMDQIMSGQTPDVTMAAFLVAHHTKGETVAEIAGLVSAMMDHAVQLPGLEDSVDIVGTGGDRAKTANISSTAAMIISASGQRVVKHGNRATSSASGSADVLEALGVRFDITPEQTGIIAKEVGLAFCFANVFHPSMQFVAAVRRQINVPTAFNILGPLTNPARARHTAIGVADAQMAPLVVGTLAKRGHQALVFRSRDGLDELSNTDVNDVWEIRHGEVEHMTFDAQDLGLERVTKNDLRGGGPEQNAEITRSVLNGEKSPVRDIVLINTAAALVAADESGVGSLTERMAAKLVIAEETVDAGLGAQKLSQLIEVSHRVAETNRP
- a CDS encoding cytochrome c; its protein translation is MKLLADRRRHPMALVVLLLVGLLMTGGAYALFTQTSSAKADTASASDVDEGKKLFAANCATCHGLSGEGSKAGPGLIGVGAAAVDFQVGTGRMPLQANGPQARTKEPQFDEDQTAQLAAYVASLGPGPAVPADENIDASKGDPAAGGGLFRTNCAMCHNVVGAGGALTRGKYAPNLSDVSEKHLYEAMQTGPQNMPIFNDANLTPEDKRDVLAYVKEVSDTPSPGGFKLGSLGPVAEGLFIWFFGLSAVIGLTVWLSSRAK
- a CDS encoding ubiquinol-cytochrome c reductase iron-sulfur subunit translates to MTSKDHFGGGSQLEELNGFTNPGLPEHKPRIADRDPKAAKVAERQVALWFVLSMVGTIWFIVAYFLFTPGETMASIRLHNTSIGLGAAVAMFSIGFGAVLWAKNLMSDHEGIDERHDIGGSEEDQAVALEILHQAKEESGIARRPLLRNTLIAALAIAPLPAVLVFRDLGPLPGDKMFHTLWDKGVRLIQDPGGIPSMESERPIKADDVTIGSAYHVLPSGIGDEENAEHPLNEKAKAAVLLMRINPNELKEDPDRKGWSHDGIVAYSKICTHVGCPVALYEHQTHHLLCPCHQSTFDVTEHCKVIFGPAKRPLPQLPISVDSDGYLVAQSDFPEPVGPTFWEINHP
- a CDS encoding lysophospholipid acyltransferase family protein, whose translation is MFYWFLKRVVAGPILRILFRPWVRGLDNLPSDGPAIIAGNHNHFMDSIFVPLLAPRPVVYLAKKDYFTGRGLKGAVTRWFFKLNNQLPMDRAGGSGSQASLESGLKVLREGNSLGIYPEGTRSPDGKLYRGRTGIARLVLESGAPVIPVAIIGTDQIQPPGRLIPKFRRVGIVFGSAMDFSKYEGLPTDRFLLRSVTDEIMYEILRLSGQEYVDKYASTVKTKLLTSSKPKKAEDRKPEDEKPQGSTGAKDDQAQSETD
- a CDS encoding ubiquinol-cytochrome c reductase cytochrome b subunit — protein: MSTTQPTTTIGKAANFAETRVGASVLVREFGRKIFPSHWSFMLGEVALYSFVIVILSGTFLTFFFTPAMGEMHYQGPWAPLRGVEISEAYNSTLAISFEIRGGLFIRQMHHWGALLFVAALSIHMLRVFFTGAFRRPRELNWIVGVLLVIMGMAAGFTGYSLPDDLLSGNGLRIIDGIVKSLPLVGTYLSFFIFGGEFPGTDIVARLYSLHIMIVPALLIALIGIHLVFVVVHKHTQYPGAGNTEKNVVGEPVLPTFAAKGGGFFFLIFGLVSLISALFTINPIWNYGPYDPSPVSAGTQPDWYIGWADGFLRIVPGWLEFYIAGWPISLNINSAVVVMGGVFGAMFIYPFFESWLLKDKREHHILDRPRNNPTRTAIGVAGIIFYCNMWAAASGDIVAVFFQMSLNDMIYIFRILFFVGPIIGYIITKRMCIGLQRKDREIALHGRETANIIRLPHGEFLERHEALPPHKLWKLTAFESPSHTPAEPNADGKITGLEKFRAKLSKFFFEDRVSPVTKRELDASHHDHDSVESNTHNQIGY